In Phacochoerus africanus isolate WHEZ1 chromosome 1, ROS_Pafr_v1, whole genome shotgun sequence, the following are encoded in one genomic region:
- the LOC125120086 gene encoding LOW QUALITY PROTEIN: zinc finger protein 622-like (The sequence of the model RefSeq protein was modified relative to this genomic sequence to represent the inferred CDS: inserted 3 bases in 2 codons; deleted 1 base in 1 codon), with amino-acid sequence MATYTCNTCRVVLVDAEAQRAHYKTDWHRYNLRRKVAGMAPVSAEGFQERVRAQRALAEPESKGAATYCTVCSKKFASFKAYENHLKXRRHVELEKQAVSXEKVAILNEKNLEKGLGVDSVDKDAVNAAIQQVIKAQPSTSPKKAPPALEAEFRSPVSVAAGGRGAHQRDPAEKPPRLQWFEQQARKLAKQQGEEESEEELDDGDDWEDIDSDEELECEDGEALDQEEEQDAEEEEAGGSLPLGAIPITDCLFCPHHSSSLVKNVAHMTKVHSFFLPDVEYLSDLKGLIKYLGEKVGVGKICLWCNEKGKSFYSTEAVQAHMHDRSHCKLFTDGDALLEFADFYDFRSSYPDHKEGEDPDETEALPSEKPLGYDDDTMELILPSGARVGHRSLMRYYKQRFGLSRAVAVARNQKAVGRVLQQYRALGWTGSTGAALVRQRDMQYVQRMKSKWLLKMGVKNNATKQMHFRPQVMF; translated from the exons ATGGCGACCTACACCTGCAACACCTGCCGGGTGGTGCTGGTCGACGCGGAGGCGCAGCGGGCGCACTACAAGACGGACTGGCACCGCTACAACCTGAGGCGCAAAGTGGCCGGCATGGCCCCGGTCAGCGCCGAGGGCTTCCAGGAGCGGGTGCGGGCGCAGCGGGCCCTGGCGGAGCCCGAGAGCAAGGGCGCGGCCACCTACTGCACGGTGTGCAGTAAGAAGTTTGCCTCCTTCAAGGCCTACGAAAACCACCTCA TCCGGCGGCACGTGGAGCTGGAGAAGCAGGCGGTGAG CGAAAAAGTGGCGATCCTGAATGAGAAGAACTTGGAGAAAGGGCTGGGCGTGGACAGTGTGGACAAGGATGCGGTGAACGCGGCCATCCAGCAGGTCATCAAGGCGCAGCCGTCCACGTCGCCCAAGAAGGCG CCCCCGGCGCTCGAGGCGGAGTTCCGGAGCCCGGTGTCGGTGGCTGCGGGAGGGCGTGGGGCTCACCAGCGGGACCCGGCCGAGAAGCCTCCGCGGCTGCAGTGGTTTGAACAGCAGGCGAGGAAGTTGGCGAAgcagcagggggaggaggagagtgaGGAGGAGCTGGATGATGGCGATG ACTGGGAGGATATTGATTCTGATGAGGAACTGGAGTGTGAGGATGGTGAAGCCCTggaccaggaggaggagcaggatgcagaggaggaagaggctggagGAAGCCTCCCGCTTGGTGCCATCCCCATAACGGACTGCTTATTTTGTCCCCATCATTCAAGCTCCCTGGTGAAGAATGTGGCTCATATGACTAAAGTCCACAGCTTCTTTCTTCCTGATGTAGAGTATCTGTCAGACCTTAAGGGACTGATTAAATATTTGG GAGAGAAAGTTGGTGTTGGGAAGATTTGCTTGTGGTGCAATGAGAAAGGGAAGTCCTTCTACTCCACGGAAGCCGTGCAGGCTCACATGCATGACAGGAGCCATTGTAAGCTCTTCACAGATGGAGATGCTCTTTTGGAATTTGCAGACTTCTATGATTTTAG GAGTAGCTACCCGGATCACAAGGAAGGGGAGGACCCtgatgaaactgaggcactgCCCTCAGAAAAGCCCTTGGGATATGATGATGACACCATGGAGCTGATCCTCCCTTCTG GTGCCAGAGTGGGTCATCGCTCCTTGATGAGATACTACAAACAGCGGTTTGGCTTATCCAGAGCTGTGGCGGTTGCCAGGAATCAGAAGGCTGTGGGCCGGGTGCTCCAGCAGTACAGAGCCCTGGGCTGGACGGGCAGCACAG GAGCAGCTCTCGTGCGCCAGCGGGACATGCAGTATGTCCAGAGGATGAAGTCGAAATGGCTGCTGAAGATGGGTGTGAAGAACAATGCCACCAAGCAGATGCACTTCAGGCCCCAAGTGATGTTCTGA
- the LOC125120095 gene encoding zinc finger protein 622-like, translating into MATYTCNTCRVVLVDAEAQRAHYKTDWHRYNLRRKVAGMAPVSAEGFQERVRAQRALAEPESKGAATYCTVCSKKFASFKAYENHLKSRRHVELEKQAVSRKVAILNEKNLEKGLGVDSVDKDAVNAAIQQVIKAQPSTSPKKAAPALEAEFRSPVSVAAGGRGAHQRDPAEKPPRLQWFEQQARKLAKQQGEEESEEELDDGDDWEDIDSDEELECEDGEALDQEEEQDAEEEEAGGSLPLGAIPITDCLFCPHHSSSLVKNVAHMTKVHSFFLPDVEYLSDLKGLIKYLGEKVGVGKICLWCNEKGKSFYSTEAVQAHMHDRSHCKLFTDGDALLEFADFYDFRSSYPDHKEGEDPDETEALPSEKPLGYDDDTMELILPSGARVGHRSLMRYYKQRFGLSRAVAVARNQKAVGRVLQQYRALGWTGSTGAALVRQRDMQYVQRMKSKWLLKMGVKNNATKQMHFRPQVMF; encoded by the exons ATGGCGACCTACACCTGCAACACCTGCCGGGTGGTGCTGGTCGACGCGGAGGCGCAGCGGGCGCACTACAAGACGGACTGGCACCGCTACAACCTGAGGCGCAAAGTGGCCGGCATGGCCCCGGTCAGCGCCGAGGGCTTCCAGGAGCGGGTGCGGGCGCAGCGGGCCCTGGCGGAGCCCGAGAGCAAGGGCGCGGCCACCTACTGCACGGTGTGCAGTAAGAAGTTTGCCTCCTTCAAGGCCTACGAAAACCACCTCAAGTCCCGGCGGCACGTGGAGCTGGAGAAGCAGGCGGTGAGCCGAAAAGTGGCGATCCTGAATGAGAAGAACTTGGAGAAAGGGCTGGGCGTGGACAGTGTGGACAAGGATGCGGTGAACGCGGCCATCCAGCAGGTCATCAAGGCGCAGCCGTCCACGTCGCCCAAGAAGGCGGCCCCGGCGCTCGAGGCGGAGTTCCGGAGCCCGGTGTCGGTGGCTGCGGGAGGGCGTGGGGCTCACCAGCGGGACCCGGCCGAGAAGCCTCCGCGGCTGCAGTGGTTTGAACAGCAGGCGAGGAAGTTGGCGAAgcagcagggggaggaggagagtgaGGAGGAGCTGGATGATGGCGATG ACTGGGAGGATATTGATTCTGATGAGGAACTGGAGTGTGAGGATGGTGAAGCCCTggaccaggaggaggagcaggatgcagaggaggaagaggctggagGAAGCCTCCCGCTTGGTGCCATCCCCATAACGGACTGCTTATTTTGTCCCCATCATTCAAGCTCCCTGGTGAAGAATGTGGCTCATATGACTAAAGTCCACAGCTTCTTTCTTCCTGATGTAGAGTATCTGTCAGACCTTAAGGGACTGATTAAATATTTGG GAGAGAAAGTTGGTGTTGGGAAGATTTGCTTGTGGTGCAATGAGAAAGGGAAGTCCTTCTACTCCACGGAAGCCGTGCAGGCTCACATGCATGACAGGAGCCATTGTAAGCTCTTCACAGATGGAGATGCTCTTTTGGAATTTGCAGACTTCTATGATTTTAG GAGTAGCTACCCGGATCACAAGGAAGGGGAGGACCCTGATGAGACTGAGGCACTGCCCTCAGAAAAGCCCTTGGGATATGATGATGACACCATGGAGCTGATCCTCCCTTCTG GTGCCAGAGTGGGTCATCGCTCCTTGATGAGATACTACAAACAGCGGTTTGGCTTATCCAGAGCTGTGGCGGTTGCCAGGAATCAGAAGGCTGTGGGCCGGGTGCTCCAGCAGTACAGAGCCCTGGGCTGGACGGGCAGCACAG GAGCAGCTCTCGTGCGCCAGCGGGACATGCAGTATGTCCAGAGGATGAAGTCGAAATGGCTGCTGAAGATGGGTGTGAAGAACAATGCCACCAAGCAGATGCACTTCAGGCCCCAAGTGATGTTCTGA